From the Caballeronia sp. NK8 genome, one window contains:
- a CDS encoding undecaprenyl-diphosphate phosphatase, producing the protein MTLWFLVFLSVLQGVTELFPVSSLGHTLLVPGLIGMHIDKHAPQLLPFLVALHLGTAIALLWYFRTRWIALIRGFFASLGGRRNDDGHMMWALIIGTIPTGIVGLLLEKRLEALFHDLRIVAAALIVNGVLLWLGDRLQKRRAMQAPDKLTFKQAFLVGLAQIGALIPGFSRSGLTMIAGVGAGLTAEAAAEFSFLLGTPIIFAAGVLELPKLLHAPGQLADAVLGGVLTGIAAYLSVRFLMRYFEGHGKLASFGVYCVIAGIFFFGWFMMHPQPV; encoded by the coding sequence GTGACTCTGTGGTTTCTCGTATTCTTGAGCGTGCTCCAGGGCGTGACCGAACTCTTTCCGGTCAGCAGCCTCGGGCATACGCTGCTCGTCCCCGGCCTGATCGGCATGCATATCGACAAGCATGCGCCGCAATTGCTGCCATTTCTCGTTGCGCTGCATCTCGGCACGGCCATCGCGCTGCTCTGGTATTTCCGCACACGCTGGATCGCGCTGATCCGCGGCTTCTTCGCATCGCTCGGCGGCCGCAGGAACGATGACGGTCACATGATGTGGGCGCTCATCATCGGCACGATTCCGACGGGTATTGTCGGGCTGCTGCTCGAAAAGAGGCTCGAGGCACTTTTTCACGATCTGCGGATCGTCGCGGCGGCGCTGATCGTCAACGGCGTGCTGTTGTGGCTGGGCGACCGTTTGCAAAAGCGCCGCGCGATGCAGGCACCCGACAAGCTCACGTTCAAGCAGGCGTTCCTGGTCGGCCTGGCGCAGATCGGCGCGCTGATTCCGGGCTTCTCGCGCAGCGGTCTGACGATGATCGCTGGCGTCGGCGCGGGACTCACGGCTGAGGCGGCGGCGGAATTCTCGTTCCTGCTCGGCACGCCGATCATCTTCGCGGCGGGCGTGCTCGAACTGCCGAAGCTGTTGCACGCGCCGGGACAACTGGCCGACGCGGTGCTGGGCGGCGTGCTGACGGGAATCGCGGCGTATCTGAGCGTGCGTTTCCTGATGCGCTACTTCGAAGGGCACGGCAAGCTCGCGTCTTTCGGCGTGT
- a CDS encoding aldose epimerase: MSPETDIIEIERDGAAIQLAPRAGGRLMTWRVGGEPVVHWPDAPDWSNPAKIRGGNPLLFPFLGRHFVDGEIGKWRDPEVVVHALPTHGFARNLPFSCTRDADGHGLRMTLVDSDATRDGYPFAFRFEAAYRIVDGNTLEVELTTSNPGEVALPWYAGHHFYFHLPHGQRAQSSVELPRTERRRQLPDGSISDAEPGLTRYSLADASIVDTFHCLTRQSDEPMLLNLPGRTVSFELHQPDSVPWYAVTTWTEADTSDFYCVEPWIGLPDAIHNGRGLRWLAPGKTETASLRLVVAADK; this comes from the coding sequence ATGTCACCGGAAACCGACATCATCGAAATCGAGCGCGACGGCGCCGCCATCCAGCTCGCGCCGCGCGCGGGCGGCCGGCTCATGACCTGGCGCGTCGGCGGCGAGCCGGTCGTGCACTGGCCCGACGCGCCCGACTGGTCAAACCCGGCGAAGATCCGCGGCGGCAATCCGCTGCTCTTTCCGTTCCTCGGGCGGCATTTCGTCGATGGCGAAATCGGCAAGTGGCGCGATCCGGAAGTCGTCGTGCACGCGCTGCCGACTCACGGCTTCGCGCGCAACCTGCCCTTCTCCTGCACCCGCGACGCCGACGGCCACGGCCTGCGCATGACGCTCGTCGACAGCGACGCCACCCGCGACGGCTATCCGTTCGCGTTCCGCTTCGAGGCGGCGTACCGCATCGTCGACGGCAACACGCTCGAAGTCGAGCTCACGACGTCGAATCCAGGCGAGGTCGCGCTGCCCTGGTACGCGGGGCATCATTTCTACTTTCATCTGCCGCACGGCCAGCGCGCGCAAAGCAGTGTCGAGCTGCCGCGCACCGAGCGGCGCCGGCAGTTGCCGGACGGCTCGATCAGCGACGCCGAGCCGGGTCTGACGCGCTATTCGCTGGCCGATGCGAGCATCGTCGATACGTTTCACTGCCTCACGCGCCAGTCCGATGAGCCGATGCTGCTGAACCTGCCCGGCCGCACGGTCAGCTTCGAGCTGCATCAGCCGGATTCGGTGCCGTGGTACGCCGTCACGACCTGGACCGAAGCCGACACGTCGGACTTCTATTGCGTCGAGCCGTGGATCGGCCTGCCCGACGCCATCCACAACGGCCGAGGGCTGCGCTGGCTCGCGCCGGGCAAGACCGAGACAGCCTCGCTCCGGCTCGTCGTCGCAGCCGACAAGTAA
- a CDS encoding peptidoglycan DD-metalloendopeptidase family protein, with product MQKTIRRLVCASLIAVLAACGTGPVAPGFYRVERGDTLSKIAREKRTSVASLKRWNGLTNPDAIEVGQVLRIAPPVGSATAADSSAAGAAGATGAAGSAKSDASAQASSPKAGPGVTLIWPAQGSVIRSFDGKNSKGIDIANAAGTPVVAAATGNVVYAGNGLRGYGNMLIVKHDDDYLTAYAHNRVLLVKEGQTVQQGQQIAEMGDTDSNRTMLHFEVRYMGRSADPARYLPPR from the coding sequence TTGCAAAAAACAATTCGACGGCTCGTCTGCGCATCGCTCATCGCAGTCCTGGCCGCTTGTGGAACGGGGCCGGTCGCGCCGGGCTTTTATCGGGTGGAGCGCGGCGACACGCTCTCAAAGATCGCGCGCGAGAAACGCACCTCGGTGGCGAGCCTCAAGCGCTGGAACGGGCTCACGAATCCCGATGCGATCGAGGTCGGCCAGGTGCTGCGCATCGCGCCGCCGGTGGGCAGTGCGACAGCGGCGGATTCATCGGCGGCGGGTGCAGCGGGTGCCACAGGTGCAGCAGGCAGCGCGAAGAGTGATGCCAGCGCGCAAGCCTCATCGCCGAAGGCCGGACCGGGCGTGACGCTCATCTGGCCGGCGCAGGGCAGCGTCATTCGCAGCTTCGACGGCAAGAATTCGAAGGGCATCGACATCGCCAATGCGGCGGGCACGCCCGTCGTCGCTGCCGCGACCGGCAATGTCGTCTATGCGGGCAACGGCCTGCGCGGCTACGGCAACATGCTGATCGTCAAGCACGACGACGATTATCTGACCGCCTACGCCCACAATCGCGTGCTGCTGGTCAAGGAAGGTCAGACCGTGCAGCAGGGCCAGCAAATCGCCGAAATGGGCGATACCGACAGCAATCGCACGATGCTGCATTTCGAAGTGCGCTACATGGGCCGCTCGGCGGACCCGGCGCGCTACCTTCCGCCGCGTTGA